The genomic region CTGCAGTCCGCGGCTCTGTCATGAACCCGAACGATCACCCGCACGGCGGCGGCGAAGGCAAATCACCTGTTGGTCAGCCTTCACCAATGACTCCTTGGGGCAAGCCTGCGATGGGTCTTAAGACTCGTTCTAAGAAGGCTAAGAGCAATAAGTATATCATTAAGAGAAGAAACGGTAAATAATAGGAAAGGAGTCGTGTTCAAGTGGGAAGAAGCATTAAGAAGGGCCCTTATGTAGAGTCCGCATTGATGAAAAAAATTCAGAGCATGAATCAGGCCGGCGAGAAAAAAGTGCTTAAAACCTGGTCAAGAGCTTCAACAATATTCCCTGACTTTGTCGGGCATACAATAGCCGTTCATGACGGCAGAAAACACGTTCCGGTGTATGTAACCGAAGATATGGTTGGGCATAAGCTCGGCGAGTTCGCACCGACCCGTACCTTTAAGGGCCACTCGGGTTCAAAGACCTCTAACACCATAAAGTAATGGCGTGTTAAGTTTAGAAGGAGGAAAAAACAAGTGGAAGCGAGAGCAATAGTCAGACATGTCAGAATTGCGCCCCGCAAGGTTAAGATCGTTCTTGACCTTATTAGAAACAAGCCTATAGACTACGCCATTGCGGCTGTAAAGCACACACCCAAAGCTGCATCACCCGTTGTCGAAAAGCTTTTAAAATCTGCGGTTGCCAATGCTGAGAATAATTTTCATATGAATAAAGATAACCTTTATGTATCTGAGACATTCGTCAGCCCCGGCCCCACTCTTAAGAGAGTAATGCCGAGAGCACAGGGAAGAGCATTCAGAATATTAAAAAGAACTTCCCATATCACTGTAGTTCTTAAGGAAAAGGAGGTATAGTCAAATATGGGACAGAAAGTTAATCCACATGGACTGCGTGTTGGCGTTATTAGAAACTGGGATTCAAGATGGCTCGTCGGCGACGATAAATTTGGCGATACACTGGTTGAAGACAGTAAAATAAGAACGTTTTTAAAGAAGACACTTTACGCCGCAGGAGTTCCGAAAATAGAAATTGAGAGAAGCGGCGATAAAATCAAGATTTTTATTCACTGCGCTAAACCTGGAATCGTAATCGGCCGCGGCGGCTCTGAAATCGACAAGATCCGTCAGTCCGTTGAAAAGATCACTAATAAGCCTGTAAATATCAATATTGTTGAAATCAAAAATGTTGATCTTAATGCACAGCTAGTTGCTGAAAACATCGC from Bacillota bacterium harbors:
- the rpsS gene encoding 30S ribosomal protein S19, with product MGRSIKKGPYVESALMKKIQSMNQAGEKKVLKTWSRASTIFPDFVGHTIAVHDGRKHVPVYVTEDMVGHKLGEFAPTRTFKGHSGSKTSNTIK
- the rplV gene encoding 50S ribosomal protein L22, with the translated sequence MEARAIVRHVRIAPRKVKIVLDLIRNKPIDYAIAAVKHTPKAASPVVEKLLKSAVANAENNFHMNKDNLYVSETFVSPGPTLKRVMPRAQGRAFRILKRTSHITVVLKEKEV
- the rpsC gene encoding 30S ribosomal protein S3, yielding MGQKVNPHGLRVGVIRNWDSRWLVGDDKFGDTLVEDSKIRTFLKKTLYAAGVPKIEIERSGDKIKIFIHCAKPGIVIGRGGSEIDKIRQSVEKITNKPVNINIVEIKNVDLNAQLVAENIAAQLEKRISFRRALKQAISRTMKAGAKGIKTSVSGRLGGAEIARTEHYHEGTIPLQTLRADIDYGFAEANTTYGRIGVKIWIYKGEILPAVKRAEPAEKEEGGSK